A window from Marinagarivorans cellulosilyticus encodes these proteins:
- a CDS encoding ligand-binding sensor domain-containing protein — translation MQLAPYAEFHHVEIGEYTDDQTNVGAITAITQDKRGFMWVGGENGLVRYDGHKVSLYRAHSGNSLGANYVQDLIPDGDDYLWVATVGGISRLNLETGLFDNVNKDSGQLPGNDVLSIALYNNLLFAATTEGLAILDKHTLQPQTLPFVHQLPELLHIRYAFVFRDTLWLGTSHLGLIEIDLTSNTITYYTPDANNPDSIPHADVRGIFTYDGKTYWLASLGGGFMRLDYENQKFTQYSASPEADIPFVTNDVWGVRGDSRGFIWVGTDSSGLWRIDSVTAKVDGYVHDPSVFEALGSNKARITYEDNERNLWVGHFTGELDYYNREQETFVRYKKSNRFHKGLNHSSVLSILPADALNVWVGTEGGLNLLDARDGSRLSLTTENSGLLANPVLALERDQQGHLWLGTWGGGLQRYHPETQQWHNLLDHPDPNKRIPSTYIWALENDNKGNLWVGSQKKGIYKLRLSDGHVTHYPYNTAYQSGRQTKYPGVVGEFIRDICIDNSGTLWIASLHGLSRYNPELDQFDLFTHNNQNINSPASNQAISLLSHSSGDLWIGFRDAGLSIYRAASKTFEHFGIKQGLPSPSVGSLLEDSKGNVWAGTPVGLVKINSDLSDLKTYKQVHGLAGANHNRNANLLDDNGRIWIGSKEGLSIFYPSLLEQKRLSNSTVLSGIRINHGKTYDKEYWQNERALPKALRYDQNAISFEFSLNQFYLPQLNEYQYRLQGLDQQWQKTMRYNSANYTNLDPGTYTFEVKGKSANGDWGEQVTQLSFTIAPPPWRQWWAYILYACFVYAGFAAYRNYMAVRARSAIYEQLSQQDPLTELPNRIALNNRVEQWQHQNLPFSVIVADLDHFKHINDTYGHDAGDLLLKEFSHIAAEETRDTDLLGRWGGEEFLIVCQTSDMEVIHTIAERIQKSVAMQSFIFNEQLIQMTVSFGCATHHENENFNELFQRADQALYEAKANGRNRVVKAA, via the coding sequence ATGCAGCTGGCCCCCTATGCCGAATTTCACCATGTTGAGATTGGCGAATACACAGACGACCAAACTAATGTGGGCGCCATTACCGCCATTACTCAAGATAAGCGCGGCTTTATGTGGGTGGGCGGCGAAAACGGCCTTGTGCGCTACGACGGTCATAAAGTGTCTTTGTACCGTGCCCATTCAGGCAACAGCCTTGGCGCCAACTATGTGCAAGACCTTATCCCCGACGGCGACGACTACTTATGGGTGGCAACCGTTGGTGGCATTAGCCGGTTAAACTTAGAGACAGGGCTGTTCGACAATGTAAATAAGGACTCAGGGCAGCTGCCAGGCAACGATGTGTTGTCTATAGCGCTATACAACAATCTACTTTTTGCCGCGACCACAGAAGGGCTAGCCATACTGGATAAACACACCCTGCAGCCCCAAACACTGCCATTTGTCCACCAGCTACCAGAGCTTTTACACATACGCTATGCCTTTGTCTTCCGAGATACCCTGTGGTTAGGCACCAGCCATTTGGGCCTGATTGAGATTGACCTCACCAGCAATACGATTACTTACTACACTCCCGACGCTAACAACCCCGACAGCATTCCCCATGCCGATGTGCGCGGCATATTCACTTACGATGGCAAAACCTATTGGCTGGCCTCGCTAGGTGGTGGCTTTATGCGGCTGGACTACGAAAACCAAAAGTTTACTCAGTATTCAGCCTCCCCCGAGGCCGACATTCCATTTGTCACCAACGATGTATGGGGCGTGCGCGGGGATTCGCGCGGTTTTATTTGGGTTGGCACCGACAGCTCTGGGCTATGGCGCATCGATAGTGTCACTGCAAAGGTCGATGGCTATGTGCACGACCCCAGCGTATTTGAAGCCCTAGGCTCTAATAAAGCGCGCATTACCTATGAAGATAACGAACGCAACCTATGGGTTGGGCACTTCACCGGGGAGCTGGACTACTACAACCGAGAGCAAGAAACTTTTGTGCGCTACAAAAAAAGTAACCGCTTTCACAAGGGGCTAAACCACTCTTCGGTACTAAGTATTTTGCCGGCCGATGCGCTGAATGTTTGGGTAGGCACCGAGGGCGGCCTAAACTTGCTCGATGCACGCGATGGCAGCAGGCTGAGCTTGACCACCGAGAACAGCGGCTTACTGGCCAACCCCGTATTAGCCTTAGAGCGCGACCAGCAAGGTCACTTGTGGTTAGGCACCTGGGGAGGCGGCTTGCAACGCTACCACCCCGAAACCCAGCAATGGCACAACTTGCTGGACCATCCCGACCCCAACAAGCGCATTCCTAGCACCTATATTTGGGCACTCGAAAATGATAACAAAGGCAACCTGTGGGTAGGCTCGCAAAAAAAAGGAATTTATAAGCTTCGCCTTAGCGATGGCCATGTTACTCACTACCCCTACAACACCGCTTATCAAAGTGGCCGCCAGACAAAATACCCTGGCGTGGTTGGCGAGTTCATACGCGATATTTGCATAGACAACAGCGGCACCCTATGGATTGCCAGCCTACACGGCCTTTCGCGCTATAACCCAGAGTTGGATCAATTCGACTTATTCACACACAACAATCAAAACATTAATAGCCCTGCCAGCAATCAAGCCATATCACTTTTAAGCCATTCCAGCGGCGATTTATGGATTGGTTTTCGCGATGCAGGCTTAAGCATTTACCGCGCGGCCAGCAAAACCTTTGAGCACTTTGGTATCAAGCAGGGTCTGCCAAGCCCCAGTGTGGGCAGCTTGTTAGAAGACAGCAAGGGTAACGTGTGGGCAGGCACCCCTGTAGGTTTAGTGAAAATTAACAGCGACCTTTCTGACCTTAAAACCTATAAACAAGTACACGGGCTGGCCGGCGCCAACCACAACCGCAATGCGAACCTGCTTGATGACAATGGCCGCATTTGGATTGGCAGCAAAGAAGGGCTCAGTATTTTTTACCCCAGTTTGTTAGAGCAAAAACGGCTGTCTAACAGCACTGTTTTATCGGGTATTCGCATTAACCATGGCAAAACATACGATAAAGAATATTGGCAAAACGAACGCGCCTTACCCAAAGCCTTACGTTACGACCAAAATGCCATTAGCTTTGAGTTCAGCCTTAATCAGTTTTACTTACCGCAACTCAACGAATACCAATACCGCTTACAAGGCCTAGATCAACAGTGGCAAAAAACCATGCGCTACAACTCGGCGAACTACACCAACCTAGACCCAGGCACTTATACCTTTGAGGTAAAAGGCAAAAGCGCTAATGGCGATTGGGGTGAACAAGTTACCCAACTTTCGTTCACCATTGCCCCGCCACCTTGGCGCCAATGGTGGGCCTATATTCTATACGCATGCTTTGTTTACGCGGGCTTTGCCGCCTACCGCAACTACATGGCTGTACGCGCGCGCAGCGCTATTTACGAACAGCTTTCGCAACAAGACCCGCTCACCGAGCTACCCAACCGCATAGCATTAAACAACCGCGTAGAGCAGTGGCAGCATCAGAACTTACCGTTCAGCGTTATCGTTGCCGACCTTGATCATTTTAAACACATTAACGATACCTACGGGCACGACGCTGGTGATCTATTATTAAAAGAGTTTTCTCACATTGCTGCAGAGGAAACACGCGATACCGATTTATTAGGCCGCTGGGGCGGTGAGGAATTTCTTATCGTTTGCCAAACCAGCGATATGGAGGTGATACACACCATTGCAGAACGCATTCAAAAATCGGTGGCGATGCAGTCGTTTATCTTTAACGAACAGCTGATTCAAATGACCGTAAGCTTTGGTTGCGCCACCCACCATGAAAATGAGAATTTTAATGAATTGTTCCAGCGCGCAGACCAAGCGCTATACGAAGCCAAGGCCAACGGCCGCAACCGCGTTGTTAAGGCAGCCTAA
- a CDS encoding ligand-binding sensor domain-containing protein, whose amino-acid sequence MLSKLTVGFRLALLYALTLALACGICAPAAWAISPAEFVRFDIADFSNDQSNISGIQVITEDSHGFIWAGGENGLAHFTGQRATIYRSAVGNSNSIAGNFVRDLLFEDDNILWVATANGLSRFDIRSQQFSQFNKSNGFLPGNDVSSLERLNNQLIIGTTSGVAVLNLATLERVTPPFLNNLDPNFHVESMAQQGTNLWLGSTRGLAKIDLQSHQATLYDHDTRDPNNPKKLPYMDAFSLFPQHGTLWVGSMEGGLYQQDIATETFIKLPEHIQKKIGLSVVSVSGNSTEDIWAATDFNGLWHINSRTLETRHYPYDPSIEGSIHNNKPRATYTDKKGNFWVGTFSGILNFHYRGLERGKRLFKESTLQPGLADNSILSILERENDIWVGTEGGLSRLSKAGEPLRNFTPENTPQLTVTAALSLANGIGNDIWVGTWAGGLLHYNIDTDTWKTYNTHSATNPIHSDHIWALERDKKDNLWLGTHNNGVNKIHLPTGKINHYPPAPFRQGGFPWEMVRDIETDASGNVWFATFKGLARYRENTDDFEVYSHDTGNDNSLKGEQFLALLAHSNGELWVGSRSNGISIFNPISQQYRHIGLAQGLPAITANAIIEDRDHNIWVATPNGVAVIKAGTDKVDRVFKKYDGLASNIYYRNSSTVLSDGTLALGGKEGLALFKPQLLKIFRISPPPIITGISINFTKSMPHLLTYQANKDQPLILNFDQNTIGFDFALSNYYHPQLNQFSYRLVGFDDTWRSLENTHQAYFTNLPDGHYIFEVRAKSADSIWGQASSQVFFSIRPPLMRSWWAYIIYVIVLYSIIIAVKKYLAIVATSSVYQRLSIIDTLTELPNRLAINQTVERWHSKHTPYSVLVIDLDFFKRVNDTYGHEAGDKLLKDFSEIAKNALPDDGKLGRWGGEEFIVILKEYNSRNTQAVGETLCKSTEATTFTFGDVVIPLTISIGGATLEPDESFTKVFQRADEALYHAKHHGRNQVAMATSTTHLS is encoded by the coding sequence ATGCTAAGCAAGCTAACAGTAGGGTTTAGGCTTGCGTTACTTTACGCCCTTACCTTGGCTTTAGCTTGCGGCATCTGTGCACCTGCTGCATGGGCCATTAGCCCGGCAGAATTTGTACGCTTTGATATTGCCGATTTTTCAAATGACCAAAGCAATATTAGCGGCATTCAAGTAATCACCGAAGATAGCCACGGCTTTATTTGGGCTGGCGGTGAAAACGGCCTAGCGCATTTTACAGGGCAGCGCGCCACCATTTACCGCTCTGCCGTTGGCAATAGCAACAGTATTGCTGGCAATTTCGTGCGCGATCTATTATTTGAAGACGACAATATTTTATGGGTGGCTACTGCCAATGGTCTTAGCCGCTTTGATATTCGCAGCCAGCAATTTTCGCAGTTTAATAAGAGCAATGGTTTTTTACCCGGCAACGATGTGTCGTCCCTAGAGCGCTTAAACAACCAGTTAATTATCGGTACAACCAGCGGTGTTGCTGTTCTTAACCTTGCCACACTCGAGCGCGTGACTCCGCCGTTCCTCAACAACCTTGATCCCAACTTTCACGTTGAGTCCATGGCACAGCAAGGCACAAACCTGTGGCTGGGCTCTACCCGCGGCCTAGCCAAAATAGACTTACAATCGCACCAAGCAACCCTATACGACCACGATACCCGCGATCCGAACAACCCTAAAAAGCTACCGTACATGGATGCCTTTAGCCTTTTTCCCCAGCATGGCACCTTATGGGTCGGCTCAATGGAAGGCGGCCTATATCAACAAGATATTGCCACCGAAACCTTTATTAAACTGCCCGAGCATATCCAGAAAAAAATCGGTTTAAGTGTTGTCTCTGTCAGTGGTAACAGCACAGAAGATATATGGGCGGCTACCGATTTTAACGGCTTGTGGCATATTAATAGCCGAACATTGGAAACTCGTCATTACCCCTATGACCCCTCGATAGAAGGCTCGATTCACAATAACAAACCGCGCGCCACCTACACCGACAAAAAAGGTAATTTTTGGGTCGGGACATTTTCTGGCATTTTAAATTTTCACTACCGCGGCCTAGAGCGCGGAAAACGGTTATTTAAAGAAAGTACATTACAGCCGGGGCTGGCCGATAATTCGATATTATCGATACTCGAACGCGAAAATGATATTTGGGTAGGCACCGAAGGCGGGCTTAGCAGGCTATCTAAAGCGGGGGAGCCCCTGCGCAACTTTACCCCCGAAAATACTCCCCAACTTACAGTAACAGCCGCGCTTAGTTTAGCTAACGGTATAGGTAACGATATTTGGGTTGGCACTTGGGCAGGAGGCTTACTGCACTACAATATCGATACCGACACATGGAAAACTTACAATACCCACTCGGCAACCAACCCGATTCACAGCGATCATATATGGGCGTTAGAGCGAGACAAAAAGGATAACCTTTGGCTTGGCACTCACAATAACGGCGTCAACAAAATTCACCTACCTACCGGCAAAATTAACCATTACCCGCCAGCACCTTTTCGCCAAGGTGGCTTCCCGTGGGAAATGGTACGCGATATAGAAACAGACGCCAGTGGCAATGTTTGGTTTGCAACCTTTAAAGGTTTAGCTCGTTACCGTGAAAATACCGACGACTTTGAAGTTTACTCCCATGATACGGGCAACGATAACAGCCTAAAAGGTGAGCAATTCTTAGCCTTATTAGCCCATAGTAATGGCGAATTATGGGTCGGTTCACGCAGCAACGGCATTAGTATTTTTAACCCTATCAGCCAGCAATATCGTCATATTGGTTTGGCGCAAGGCCTACCGGCCATTACCGCCAATGCTATTATTGAGGATCGAGATCATAATATTTGGGTAGCAACCCCAAACGGGGTTGCCGTTATTAAAGCCGGTACAGACAAAGTAGACCGCGTATTTAAAAAATACGATGGTTTGGCCAGCAATATTTATTACCGTAACTCTAGCACCGTATTAAGCGACGGTACTTTGGCCTTGGGCGGTAAAGAAGGGTTGGCACTTTTTAAACCACAGCTACTCAAAATTTTTCGCATTAGCCCACCGCCCATCATTACTGGTATATCTATTAATTTCACAAAATCTATGCCTCATTTATTGACTTACCAAGCCAATAAAGACCAACCATTAATATTAAATTTTGACCAAAATACTATCGGGTTCGACTTTGCACTTAGCAACTATTATCACCCCCAGCTTAACCAGTTCTCTTATCGGTTAGTGGGTTTTGACGATACTTGGCGATCACTAGAAAATACCCACCAGGCCTACTTTACTAACTTACCCGATGGGCACTATATATTTGAGGTTCGCGCCAAAAGCGCTGATAGCATATGGGGGCAAGCCTCTAGCCAAGTCTTTTTCAGCATTCGCCCTCCCTTAATGCGAAGCTGGTGGGCCTATATTATTTATGTGATTGTTCTCTACAGTATTATTATTGCGGTGAAAAAGTATTTGGCGATTGTTGCTACAAGCTCTGTTTATCAACGGCTATCCATTATTGACACCCTTACAGAGTTGCCTAATCGCCTAGCCATTAACCAAACCGTAGAGCGCTGGCATAGCAAGCACACACCTTACTCTGTTCTGGTTATTGATTTAGATTTCTTCAAGCGCGTTAACGATACTTACGGCCATGAAGCTGGCGATAAATTATTAAAAGACTTTAGCGAGATTGCCAAAAATGCACTCCCCGATGACGGTAAACTAGGACGCTGGGGTGGCGAAGAATTTATTGTAATATTAAAAGAATATAACTCGCGTAATACGCAAGCGGTTGGCGAAACACTGTGTAAAAGCACCGAGGCAACTACTTTTACTTTTGGTGATGTTGTTATTCCCCTCACGATTAGTATTGGCGGTGCCACACTAGAACCTGACGAGAGCTTTACAAAAGTCTTCCAGCGTGCAGACGAAGCCCTTTACCACGCAAAACATCACGGCCGCAACCAAGTTGCCATGGCAACAAGCACCACACACTTAAGCTAA
- a CDS encoding metal/formaldehyde-sensitive transcriptional repressor: protein MAHIEHNQKKLLNRVRRIKGQANALEIALEDGSDCLGVLQQIAAIRGAVNGLMSEMLESHIREHLGPTEMTTEQRGQEVDDVVKILKSYLK from the coding sequence ATGGCGCATATTGAGCACAATCAAAAGAAGTTACTCAATCGGGTTAGGCGAATTAAAGGGCAGGCGAATGCATTGGAAATAGCGTTAGAGGACGGTAGCGATTGCTTAGGGGTACTTCAGCAAATAGCGGCTATTCGAGGAGCCGTAAATGGTTTAATGAGTGAAATGCTAGAAAGCCACATTCGCGAACATTTAGGGCCAACGGAAATGACAACCGAGCAACGTGGACAAGAGGTTGACGATGTGGTGAAAATATTAAAGTCTTATTTAAAGTAG
- the dmeF gene encoding CDF family Co(II)/Ni(II) efflux transporter DmeF → MPISTATGAQPCPSDQWRHNHNFNQGNPLAERNTRWALLLTLVMMVAEITGGWVFNSMALLADGWHMSSHALALGLAVLAYGAARHFAQSQRFSLGTWKIEILGGYTSALFLVAIAGLMLFQSIARLLNPSPIYYDQAIALACVGLTVNLVCAWLLKEDHHHHGHSHSHSHHDLNLRAAYIHVITDAVTSVLAIIALIGGKLWGASWLDPVMGIVGAIVVCVWAYGLLRETSGILLDAEMDKPIVEEISSVIANQFSAKVTDIHVARVAQHKYSCSLALATTNNITADAVRQALSVHKELVHITVEINHY, encoded by the coding sequence ATGCCGATATCAACAGCGACAGGGGCGCAACCATGCCCAAGCGACCAGTGGCGGCATAACCACAACTTTAATCAAGGCAATCCTTTAGCGGAGCGCAATACCCGCTGGGCATTATTGTTAACATTGGTAATGATGGTGGCCGAAATTACAGGCGGCTGGGTATTTAATTCTATGGCATTGCTTGCCGATGGCTGGCATATGAGCTCGCATGCGCTAGCGTTGGGCCTAGCTGTATTAGCTTATGGCGCTGCAAGGCACTTTGCTCAAAGTCAACGCTTTAGCCTTGGCACATGGAAAATTGAAATTTTAGGCGGCTATACCAGCGCTTTATTTTTGGTTGCTATTGCCGGCTTAATGCTGTTTCAATCTATTGCACGCCTGTTAAACCCCAGCCCGATTTATTACGACCAAGCAATTGCACTAGCCTGTGTGGGTTTAACCGTAAATTTAGTGTGTGCTTGGCTGTTAAAAGAAGACCATCACCATCACGGTCACAGTCATAGTCATAGTCATCATGATTTAAATTTGCGTGCGGCTTATATCCATGTGATTACTGATGCGGTAACTTCCGTATTGGCTATTATTGCCCTGATTGGCGGCAAACTCTGGGGCGCCAGCTGGCTGGACCCAGTAATGGGAATTGTCGGGGCTATTGTTGTTTGCGTTTGGGCCTACGGTTTACTGCGGGAAACCAGCGGTATTTTATTAGATGCCGAAATGGACAAGCCCATAGTCGAAGAAATAAGCAGTGTTATTGCAAATCAATTTAGTGCCAAAGTTACTGACATTCATGTGGCCCGTGTGGCACAACATAAATACAGCTGTAGCCTAGCGCTTGCTACCACTAATAATATTACTGCCGATGCCGTTAGGCAGGCTTTAAGCGTTCACAAAGAGCTTGTGCATATCACTGTAGAAATTAATCATTATTAG
- a CDS encoding fasciclin domain-containing protein: protein MSSISHPITPISKKIKTLALATAVLSLAACGGNNDSSTPPVVEMKDSIFEIAAADDRFDSLELALTTTGLDTALNDDNATYTVFAPTDDAFDKLGDALNTLLSNPDTLSNILQYHVINGAAVDSGTAISLAGNTQEMLNGNNIAITLQNGEIYINNAKVIITDIEASNGTIHAIDTVITPPTPTIVDGTIVDAAIATPELSTLVTALQAAGLVDALADETKMYTVFAPLNSAFDKINSDDLTALLADTTALTNVLTYHVYTGGDVDSITAISLTGGEVPMLNGDNVSVNYADGKLWINNSEVVTKDIVTNNGTVHLIDTVLMPPKGSLVDVAVADGRFTTLVAALQATGLDATLANKDSTYTVFAPTDDAFALLGDDTINALLADTDTLSSILLYHVIGDANINSAAAINAAGTTIGTANGLDVSINLVGDKLYINNSQVIITDVLADNGVIHVVDTVIVPPATIYDEAVKAGVFSALSSALINAGVDAAVANEQATQTVFSATGLDTVLANTAEQFTVFVPTADAFAALGADTLNALAQNPDQLRDILLYHTVQGAKIEATAAIAAAGTSLTMADGNTAAVTLNNGELFVKDAKVVTTNIQASNGIIHFIDKVILP from the coding sequence ATGTCATCAATATCACATCCAATCACACCGATTAGTAAAAAAATAAAAACACTCGCATTAGCAACTGCCGTTCTTTCGCTTGCGGCATGCGGTGGCAATAATGATTCATCAACACCACCCGTTGTTGAAATGAAAGATTCTATTTTCGAAATAGCCGCAGCCGATGATCGGTTTGATAGCTTAGAGCTGGCTTTAACGACCACAGGATTAGACACAGCACTTAATGATGACAACGCAACCTACACAGTGTTTGCGCCAACCGACGATGCATTTGATAAATTAGGCGACGCCCTGAATACATTGCTTTCCAACCCCGATACCTTATCAAACATTCTGCAATATCACGTAATAAACGGCGCCGCCGTAGATTCTGGAACAGCCATTAGTTTAGCCGGCAACACACAAGAAATGTTAAATGGTAATAATATTGCCATCACGTTACAAAATGGTGAGATTTATATTAATAATGCCAAAGTTATTATTACCGATATCGAAGCATCCAACGGAACAATTCACGCGATCGATACTGTAATTACACCACCCACGCCAACCATTGTAGATGGCACAATTGTGGATGCAGCCATCGCAACACCAGAGCTTTCAACGCTAGTTACAGCTTTACAAGCAGCCGGTTTAGTCGATGCGCTAGCCGACGAAACTAAGATGTATACCGTATTTGCGCCACTAAATAGCGCCTTTGATAAAATAAATTCCGATGATTTAACCGCATTATTAGCCGATACAACTGCCCTAACAAATGTACTAACCTACCACGTGTATACCGGTGGTGATGTAGATTCGATTACAGCAATTAGTTTAACCGGCGGCGAAGTACCCATGCTTAATGGCGATAACGTCAGCGTAAATTATGCCGACGGTAAGTTATGGATAAATAATAGCGAGGTGGTCACGAAAGATATTGTTACCAACAATGGAACCGTGCATTTAATTGACACAGTATTAATGCCACCCAAAGGCTCTTTAGTGGACGTAGCTGTTGCCGATGGTCGCTTCACAACATTAGTGGCCGCCTTGCAAGCCACAGGCCTAGACGCAACGCTAGCTAATAAAGACAGCACCTATACTGTGTTTGCGCCAACTGATGATGCTTTTGCGCTCCTAGGTGACGATACAATTAACGCTTTACTAGCCGATACAGACACACTTAGTAGCATTTTGCTATATCACGTCATTGGTGACGCCAATATTAATTCGGCCGCTGCCATTAACGCAGCAGGTACAACAATAGGCACAGCCAATGGTTTAGATGTCAGCATTAACTTAGTGGGTGACAAGCTCTACATTAACAATTCGCAAGTCATCATTACCGATGTACTAGCTGATAATGGTGTTATCCATGTTGTAGATACAGTAATCGTACCGCCAGCCACTATTTACGACGAGGCTGTAAAAGCTGGCGTGTTTTCTGCGCTATCATCTGCTTTAATCAATGCGGGCGTAGATGCCGCCGTAGCGAACGAGCAAGCCACGCAAACTGTATTTTCGGCAACGGGGCTAGATACCGTATTAGCCAATACCGCCGAACAATTCACCGTATTTGTACCAACAGCAGATGCTTTTGCAGCACTAGGCGCGGACACGCTAAATGCACTAGCGCAAAATCCAGATCAACTGCGGGATATTTTGCTTTATCACACGGTACAAGGCGCAAAAATTGAAGCCACAGCCGCTATTGCCGCCGCCGGAACCAGCCTAACAATGGCCGATGGTAATACCGCAGCTGTAACACTTAATAATGGTGAATTATTTGTGAAAGATGCCAAAGTGGTAACCACTAATATACAAGCCAGCAACGGCATTATTCATTTTATTGATAAAGTGATTCTTCCCTAA
- a CDS encoding malectin domain-containing carbohydrate-binding protein has product MNKLSLFNRLAGLSLLLNFTAAGCDGGAVVASSSAVPIVSSTASSSSSLPPASSSIAVSSLASSSASSVGETIPAGATLVYAVNVGGPQTTLGGVEYQADRFARGGTQNATTSAIAGTDEDTLYQTERYGTLSYEIPVSNAAYSVKLHFVEMYQTTTGSRLFSATVEGEPAVQNLDIFQEVGGNTAYDVIVPAVSVADNALTLQLDTAIDNATLSGFAIYSNDGGVFEEPPTPEPGEALPSIGCGTSKTLQDGRRNISVNGGNRSYILRTPANYNNQTPYRLVMAYHWLNGNAEQVANGGMGGSTDDPFYGLWDLADNSTIFVAPEGLNSGWANTGGADIRLTDAILAELESELCIDKSRIFATGFSYGAGMSNAIACARGDVFRGVALYAGAQLSGCDGGTTPIAYFGAHGLSDSVLNISQGRSLRDRFAANNNCSATNAPEPANGSGSHICTEYQGCDDGFPVTWCAFDGDHYPTQKDRGQSKSWIPGEAWKFISQF; this is encoded by the coding sequence ATGAATAAACTGAGCCTATTCAACCGGTTGGCCGGATTGTCTTTATTGTTAAATTTTACCGCTGCAGGGTGCGATGGCGGCGCAGTGGTTGCAAGCTCTTCAGCTGTGCCTATTGTTTCTAGCACGGCCTCTTCGTCAAGCAGCTTGCCGCCGGCGAGCTCATCCATTGCGGTATCTAGCCTTGCAAGTAGCAGTGCCTCTAGTGTTGGCGAAACTATTCCAGCCGGTGCCACGTTGGTTTATGCAGTAAATGTGGGCGGGCCACAGACCACGCTTGGCGGGGTTGAATACCAAGCAGACCGCTTTGCCCGTGGCGGCACGCAGAACGCCACAACCTCGGCCATTGCTGGCACCGATGAAGACACCCTGTATCAAACCGAACGTTACGGCACACTAAGCTATGAAATTCCCGTTAGCAATGCCGCCTACAGCGTTAAATTACACTTTGTAGAAATGTACCAAACAACCACTGGCTCACGGCTATTCAGCGCGACAGTTGAAGGCGAGCCTGCGGTGCAAAACCTCGATATATTTCAAGAGGTGGGCGGCAACACAGCATACGATGTGATAGTACCCGCAGTGTCGGTGGCTGATAACGCTTTAACCCTTCAGCTCGATACAGCCATTGATAATGCCACCCTTAGTGGCTTTGCCATTTACTCGAACGATGGTGGTGTTTTTGAAGAGCCGCCAACGCCAGAGCCGGGCGAAGCACTACCCAGCATAGGTTGCGGCACATCAAAAACCCTACAAGACGGGCGCCGTAACATTAGCGTTAACGGCGGTAATCGTAGCTACATTTTGCGCACACCGGCTAACTACAATAACCAAACACCTTATCGTTTAGTGATGGCTTACCATTGGCTAAACGGTAATGCCGAACAAGTTGCTAACGGCGGCATGGGCGGCTCTACAGATGATCCTTTCTACGGGCTGTGGGACTTAGCCGACAACAGCACCATTTTTGTTGCACCAGAGGGCCTTAATAGCGGCTGGGCGAATACCGGCGGTGCTGATATTCGCCTTACCGATGCCATATTGGCAGAGCTTGAAAGTGAGCTATGCATTGATAAGTCGCGCATTTTTGCCACAGGGTTTAGCTATGGTGCTGGCATGTCAAACGCTATTGCCTGTGCCCGCGGTGATGTATTTCGCGGTGTGGCGCTTTACGCTGGCGCGCAATTAAGTGGCTGCGATGGTGGAACCACTCCCATCGCCTACTTTGGTGCCCATGGCCTTTCCGATTCTGTGCTGAATATTTCACAAGGGCGCAGCTTGCGTGACCGGTTTGCGGCCAACAACAATTGCAGCGCGACTAATGCACCAGAGCCGGCTAATGGCAGTGGCTCGCATATTTGTACCGAATACCAAGGCTGTGATGATGGCTTCCCTGTCACTTGGTGCGCTTTCGACGGTGACCATTACCCCACCCAAAAAGACAGGGGCCAATCTAAATCATGGATTCCCGGCGAAGCATGGAAATTTATATCGCAGTTTTAG